A single region of the Grus americana isolate bGruAme1 chromosome 3, bGruAme1.mat, whole genome shotgun sequence genome encodes:
- the TMEM14A gene encoding transmembrane protein 14A isoform X1 produces the protein MAIDWIGFAYAALLAVGGVVGYTRKGSKISLAAGLTFGSVAGYGAYCVTRDPRNVKISLFSAFLLTIIMGMRFKRSKKLMPAGLVACLSLLMILRLVFMLL, from the exons ATGGCTATTGACTGGATTGGTTTTGCATACGCTGCATTGCTGGCTGTTGGAGGTGTCGTAGGATACACTCGTAAAG GAAGTAAAATCTCTTTAGCTGCTGGTCTCACCTTTGGTTCTGTGGCTGGTTATGGAGCTTACTGCGTAACACGTGATCCGAGAAATGTGAAGATATCATTGT tttcagcttttcttttgacCATTATAATGGGAATGAGGTTCAAGAGGTCCAAGAAATTAATGCCAGCCGGACTAGTAGCATGCCTGAG ccttttgatGATTTTGAGGCTTGTTTTCATGCTGCTGTAG
- the TMEM14A gene encoding transmembrane protein 14A isoform X2, whose translation MAIDWIGFAYAALLAVGGVVGYTRKGSKISLAAGLTFGSVAGYGAYCVTRDPRNVKISLWQPLWVLLVQFKALIKRHKKLHQLYFLNGLQLPVNKDSS comes from the exons ATGGCTATTGACTGGATTGGTTTTGCATACGCTGCATTGCTGGCTGTTGGAGGTGTCGTAGGATACACTCGTAAAG GAAGTAAAATCTCTTTAGCTGCTGGTCTCACCTTTGGTTCTGTGGCTGGTTATGGAGCTTACTGCGTAACACGTGATCCGAGAAATGTGAAGATATCATTGT ggCAGCCTCTGTGGGTTTTGCTTGTGCAATTTAAGGCTCTGATAAAGAGGCACAAGAAATTGCATCAATTGTATTTTCTGAATGGACTTCAGCTGCCAGTAAACAAGGATTCAAGCTAG
- the LOC129204805 gene encoding glutathione S-transferase produces MAGKPKLHYTNGRGKMESIRWLLAAAGVEFEEEFIETKEDLEKLRNDGSLLFQQVPMVEMDGMKMVQTRAILSYIAAKYNLYGKDLKERAWIDMYVEGTTDLMGMIMHLPFQPADVKEKNLALIIERATTRYFPVYEKALKDHGHDYLVGNKLSWADIHLLEAILMAEECKPDILSAFPLLQAFKGRTSNIPTIKKFLQPGSQRKPPTDEKSIAVVRKIFNI; encoded by the exons ATGGCAGGGAAACCCAAGCTGCACTACACCAATGGAAGGGGGAAGATGGAGTCAATCCGATGGCTGTTAGCAGCAGCTGGGGTTGAG tttgagGAAGAATTCATAGAAACGAAGGAAGACCTAGAGAAATTACGCAATG aTGGATCCCTCCTGTTTCAGCAAGTGCCCATGGTGGAGATGGATGGGATGAAGATGGTGCAGACCAGAGCCATCCTCAGCTACATAGCGGCAAAGTACAACCTCTATGGGAAGGACCTGAAGGAGAGAGCATG gaTTGATATGTATGTGGAGGGAACAACAGACCTGATGGGAATGATCATGCATCTCCCTTTTCAACCAGCTGAcgtgaaagaaaagaatcttGCCTTAATCATTGAACGAGCTACAACCAGGTACTTTCCTGTTTATGAAAAG GCCTTAAAAGACCATGGGCATGATTACCTTGTTGGCAACAAATTAAGCTGGGCAGACATCCATCTGCTGGAAGCCATTTTAATGGCAGAAGAATGTAAGCCTGATATACTCTCTGCATTCCCTCTGCTACAG GCTTTTAAAGGAAGAACAAGCAACATTCCAACAATCAAAAAATTCTTGCAGCCTGGCAGCCAGAGGAAGCCACCAACAGATGAGAAGTCTATTGCCGTTGTGAGGAAAATATTCAATATCTAA